The Engraulis encrasicolus isolate BLACKSEA-1 chromosome 22, IST_EnEncr_1.0, whole genome shotgun sequence sequence TCAATTAGATTATATTAGcttagataactttattagttCTCCACTCATACAAatcatattaaaaatgtaaaacacTCACAACTTACAAGCGTTTCACACTGGACATTTAGACAATACCAAAAAGTTGTCCATCCTATTGAAGAGACATGGAGTCACATAGTGGCaaggatttttttaaataaaaaatggtggtagattgacacacacacacacacacacacacacacacacacacacacacacacacacacacacacacacacacacacacacacacacacacacacacacaaatatatatatacaatgagaTAAATATGTTATAAATTAGAGATGTGGTAAAACAAAACatgatgaaagaaaaagaaaatgttctATCGCCGTCTATGTCTAGAGGCTATAGTTTATTTCTCTAATGGCAGAGGGGACAAAGCTCCCTCTAAAACATTTTCTTCAGTTATTCAGTTAaatggctgtttgggggttttaaTAAGTACAGTGATTGAAGGATTCCTTGGTTCAACAAACACATCCCCCATGTAAGCCTAAGACCATGGGccccctgtttgtttgtttctaccCAAGTGTGCACAATGTTTAAAGGCAGCCCCCCTACAAAAGTGTTCCCTCTGTCTGGTCTCCCACCCTTTGCCTTGCCAGCATTGCCTTCGGCTTGTTTGGCTTTTTCAGTAGCCGAGGAGGAGGTAATCCTTTGTGTTGCTCGCAGCCAGCCCTAAGCACCTTTGTTTGACTGGCCATCTCTCTTGGCAAAGGGCGACTCCACAGGATTACTTGACTCTAATCCTATCCGAAGTGTGTGTGAAAAACCCAGAGCAGGTGACGGCGGTACACAGCATTGCCATTGTGGCTCAGACAGCACAATGCTTCCCAGGGTGATGCAGTGAAGATCTCATTCACTAGGTGCTGATGATGCACGCAAGTGTCGTGACAGCGGCTTCTGCATCGGCTATAGTGTTAGAGGGACAGGGTTAGGTAGGTTAAATTGGCTATGTACGCCGGACAATGTGCTGCGTCATGCTGGAATAGACTAGTCCACAACTACTCCACGGTCAGTTAAGTCAATTTGCATTGGCTGTGTCATGAAGTGAAAGCAAAGCAATGAGTGACAACAACACAAACATGACAgaaaagcagtaggcctacccaatTTCCCTTTCAGGACAGGATACTTGTCTTTGAAACactggctgaaacattttaatgaaaaggataacaataatatataataataataatatatcatcaaaacattgtcatACAGTCTTCGTTTGTGCACATCCATATCTTGTTAACTTGGACAGCCAAAGAagcctgtaggcctactaaaacgTGTCTGATTTAGATATTATTTCAGGGGATTACTGACAGCGAaggattttttctctttttgtgatTTGAAATAATATAATCCTGTGACTGACTCATCAGTCACTCTTGAGGATTTGCATATCTTATATCGTTCCTCAGTCGTATCCATCACCCATCACTGGCTGTGTTTGTTTTGACAGATCCTGCAGCGAGCGCAGATACTGGAAAGGACCCTCTGCTGACAAATAAGATAATCATGAGCAGAAGTACGTTGAGGAAAACAACACCGGCTCAAATGCCACCGCCGCTCTAATGTGCACAGTCCCCCGGGCCATGAGACCTGTCACCAAACAACAGACAAATGGATTTGGCTGTCGTCTCTTAAGTGAAATTCAAAGCATGACCTGGCCTCTGCGGACTGAGATGGACAGTATGTCTTTAAACAACCCTGTCGACCGGAGGACAATGCATCGTCCATAAACAACCGTGACAGCACCTGCAGAGAACCCATTaacccctgctgtgtgtgtgtgtgtgtacgtactgtacatcCATGGAGCGGCTGCCATAACTGGACATCTGCTGCAACActtattgtttttgtttggtggtggtggaattggtggaggtggtggtggcggtggtgggtgGAAGGGACGTCTCGGAGACACATTTCCCCGAGTCTTTCTCACtgtgctggaggtggtggtggtggtggtgagtggaaGGGGGGTCTtgctgaaacatatccccccagTCGGTCTCATCACACGGTGCAAAATCTGAAGATGCTTGAGACCAGCAATTACTCGCTGGTGCTGCTGATCCAGCTGACActgctgacctttgacctcttcgTCAACTCCTTCAGTGAGCTCCTGAGGACCTCTCCTGTAATCCAGCTTGTGCTGTTCATGTAAGTACCTGAAGTGAGGTCAGGGTCGCTGACTGGCTGGTGGTTGGAGCTACTACGTACCACGTTGTTGTGTGTAATATTCTCATGAACATGTGCTGAACTACTGCtatcccacacacaccccacacacccgtCCCTCCTCTCAGCCCATTCTCAGGTGGACATGCTGTGTTTCCTGAATGATGCAAGTGAAGTgcatttgtttgtcttgtttcGCATATTTATATTTAGCGTAGCCGGAAATTACTTTCCAGGCTTGCGTTATGACTTGTCCAATATTGTAACCGTTATCTACATATTCAATATTcacagttgtttttttgttttcagtttgtctgcgcgtctgcctgtctgtctacctgcctttctgcctgtctgcccctctgcCCATTACTGTGATAGAGCAGTTAGAGGCAGTTTAAATTAATCAGATATGAGCCAGGTAGGCTGTGTTTTTTAAATGACTAGAGAAGGGAGAAGTGGGTGAAGTGTAATATGGGatggaggagagtgaagagagctGGAAGCAAGGATGCCAGGACGACGCACCCAAAGAGCAGCAGCGAGAGTATATTGAAATGTGAAGTGGTGGAATATTGCAGGTGCAGTCTTGTGTGTTGAGTCAGGGTGTCTAGGCGGTGGGGCTCAAAACAGCTAGCAGTGAGTGAGCAATTTATTAGCCAGTCTGCAGTAAAGAAATAGGTCAAGAACGTTCGGGAATAAATCACACCAAGATAGAGAGGCATATGCATACTGTGTTATGTACACTTAGTCCTTGAAGCCTGATGCCCAAATGACAGTGATTGAAGCTTCAACTTCAAAGCCTAACAACTTTCATGAAGTATACATGGCATGGCACATTAGAGAAAATGAAGTATGGAGTTTGCTGGGCTGTTAtttgtgtctacacacacacgcacgcacgcacgcacgcacgcacgcacgcacgcacgcacgcacgcacgcacgcacgcacgcacgcacgcacacacacacagattcatccTTCCTTGCAAAACATTTCATAAAATGTTATGAAACTCAATCAATCAATGGCAAAAAGATTTGGGTATGATTATAAACACTGTCATAATTAACTAAACAAAATCAATTTACAAAGTACAATGTATAAACAGAAGAGAAATCTTAATACAAATAAATATTTGACATGAACATTGTCATGACCATCCATTGTCAAACTTTTAGGCGCCCGTTCTTTGACTAAGTTCAAAAACTATCTACAGACTTTCTGTAGATTTAGTCTCTTTTTAAAAATCCATCTACCCTCTTGTTTTCCCACGCACAATGCTCAGCTCAGGTCTCTGTGTGGGGGCAAGCATCACTTGAAGTAGTTCTTCGTCAGCTTTATATCAAAGAACAGAAATTGTCTTTGATAAACTCAACTTTGCAGTGGACTTTGATTGTTCCACCCACAGTTTTAAGCCTCCTACACAGTTGTTTTTCATTCCTATCGCAGTTAAAAACTTTGTTTCAACCTACACATGACAGTAATTAGCACAAATCATAGCttacagcatttttttcataaaCACTGTACACTTTTTTGACATTTTCCAGAATCTTATTTTATGTTGTGAAGTTAAGTAaggtaaagtaaagtaaattaTTTGTTTTCTGTAATATGAGAGGAGCAGTAGAGAAGAGTCACTCTATTGGAGGGAAATCAATGAAAAATAATGTCAGTAATCTGTCAGTCCCTGCTCCTTCTCACTGGtttgtgtcctcctcctcctcttcctcatcttcctcctcctcctcctcctcctcctcctccagagttCAAGACATCAGCTTGCTGTTCAACCTGTTCATCTTCCTGCTGATGCTGTTCAACACCTACGTGTTCCAGGTGGGCCTGATGTCCCTGCTGTTGGAGCGCTTCAGGGTTCTCATCATGCTCTCCGTCTTCTACCTGTTCTCCAGCGTCTCCTTGCACTCCTGGATGATGGTCAGTCTCCGACAGTTCTTttattttctgttctgttcttttgtaTTCTGTTCTACTTTATTTGCATATGATATCAAAGATCCTTTGGGAACACCTGTAGCTGCCGGCAGGCCCATtcattctttgctgaaaagactcaactacatcgtaacaacattgctgtgacttGACCAAGAGCCCCTCatgaaactgtaacgtgcttcacataGAGTAGTGCcacgatttcagcaccatggacagagtgCGTTGCCAGTCCATGTTGGCGGCGGACATGAAGGTGTCGTTACTCCACGGCCAAATGTCgctttcgggaaaaatattaaaatagtcgctatttctaagtagcctttgTAATAGtctactatgctatactatatatatatatgctataATATGTTTTAGATAGGCCTATAAGATGCCATTCTCATGTGAAAGCATAGGAGAGATATCGCCCCCACTACGCAtgccacagacagcgcggagatATAGCTAGCATctatatatttttcattttgttctaaTCTCTTAGAGGACAAGACGCACGAATATGCATTATTTCAAAGAGCCAACTTCCGAAGCCCACTGAGCAAGAAGGGGGTGTAAAATTGCCCTCCTCACCTAGAGAAACTGCACCCAGAACAGTTTGATATTCTTTGTAGATGAACGATAGACCagctgatctgtcttttttaatacaccatgcacaaacacagtaatagaccaaaTACAATATAACtctccacttttcccagcctgtCCTACAACCAAAACTGTTGGTAAGCCTACATTCACAAGCAAGAGCTGAGctagaactttagttggactccctctatatTATACAACGTCATAGAACGCTCTGCCAGCGAGAAGCCCAATATTTCAGAAGTAGCTTTCAACTGATACATTTTCatcaaaatattgcagtttggctttgttatagactgtgaatttcacatatgtttcaaaacacctcttctgacaacatccagtatagatttagttataaatttaacctaaacgttaccctttaagtaacagattaagacaaagtTATTGCGattttggtggcaataaggttatGACAGTGTCTCTGCAAGGTTGAAACATCTCTGGGGGATGAACCATCAATCCCCAGGGGTTGAACCATCTCTGGAGATATcagggtagatgacgtgacgtgtaaattttgctgtcgcaggctcttaaaattaagtaaattcatgctttaaaaattgtcaatgctttaaatgattaagctaatgttgttgttgtgaaaaagtaatgtgtaataaatccagagcttaaataagtatacttaattttgagtcaaatgtcacatttgtcctatggtgtgactgaggcaagcctggttctccatattaaaacatttttaaataaataatcaaagctcagtcatttgtctaaacaaccctggcatgtttttcaaggtgtctattttagcaagtggcaatgcttaatttttttcctgtttttctgagaccgtatggacttctgaaactttgtcgcagaaaacaatgtcctgtggtgtgacatcatatttttggttgattctgtggataattatctattgttgaagctccagcggtacataaattgtgactttagacccttaagaagccaatggcaagggtggattttagatttttctctcagagttcttcagtcaatcaattatgttttgctaccacaagatgtattagttttgtagtcctttggtgtgacagccataaaatacatttttgacaatagtgtatatttttcatatttttttcttatgtagatgtatgaaaatgcatcttactaaaggtgaaattgtatttcagttggcaacgacatggctttaaattaactcaaaagctcaaaagtcctatggtgtgatggtaaaagtcctatggtgtgatggtaaaagtcctatggtgtgacactttggagtatcacaccaaaggacaagcaggtcacaccaatggactagatatttgagaaatagcttttaaaacaactggtaatacatgtttttttgttttgttgtttgactagataaatattgtggaTTCAAatgacttattcctttattggcctttggaatttatactttgatgcattgttgatgaatatttgctgttgattttagatactgtcaaatgatataaaatgtcattaatggtgctttgaaaccataaaatataatggtaacagtgaaggaaagatcagtgagagagtatatagaggagtagataaataaagtatgctgtggagagctcaatatacagcataaatgtgctgtccagcttcagataccaaacaggcactggccactacacactacaggttcaatggtgtgacagtcatagcatacctacaaaagtgtgatggtcatgccaaggtcacccttcagtatgagtcttatgagctctgcaggttacattcaatgaccacatggctgtcattaagagttacgataggctgataatcgacgattcaaagacttataagtgtaaagtgtaggtccatattgactacaacattatattatgatcaaaagacaaaataatcatgttgatatatttgtttctggctcagttttgcatttctgtcctttagcgtgacatgaatgtcctacggtgtgacatgttttaaacgctcaaatatttgtttgagctaaacaatatgtttgataaacactgaatattgcattagggaagaacaaattat is a genomic window containing:
- the LOC134438630 gene encoding transmembrane protein 138-like, giving the protein MLETSNYSLVLLIQLTLLTFDLFVNSFSELLRTSPVIQLVLFIVQDISLLFNLFIFLLMLFNTYVFQVGLMSLLLERFRVLIMLSVFYLFSSVSLHSWMMNLRWMRADHYVWTDGLLFLYGLQRTAAVLYYYYYKRTAEYLGDPRLYKDSPWLREAFARARQL